Proteins encoded in a region of the Geobacillus genomosp. 3 genome:
- the glp gene encoding gephyrin-like molybdotransferase Glp: MVEKRTPIPVAEAINRVMRYAGRGEEEVVPLRQSYGRYLAEDLLADHDVPPFDRSPYDGFAIRAADSEGAGLDHPVEFEVIEAIGAGQVAKQPVGPFQAVRLMTGAQIPDGCDAVVMLELAKQYERDGKTYMAIKRPFRPGDNISFQGEDAKKGQPLVEKGTRINPGVAALLATFGYAEVKVAKRPRIGIFATGSELLDVSEPLVPGKIRNSNAYMIEAQVLNSGAEPVYFGQLADDLDACFAAVREALDQVDMLITTGGVSVGDFDYLPAIYERLGANVLFNKIAMRPGSVTTVAEWDGKLLFGLSGNPSACYVGYELFVRPVVRTRLFSAKPHLKKAKATLGAEFPKPNPFTRFVRSRVEAVDGRLVVKPVGMDKSNIVTSLAAANALMVLPGGTRGFAAGDEVDVWLLNDDEGSSE, translated from the coding sequence TTGGTGGAAAAACGAACCCCGATTCCGGTTGCGGAAGCGATCAATCGGGTGATGCGTTATGCCGGGAGAGGGGAAGAAGAGGTGGTGCCGCTTCGGCAGTCGTACGGTCGCTATTTAGCCGAGGATTTGCTCGCCGACCATGACGTGCCGCCGTTTGATCGCTCGCCGTACGATGGGTTTGCCATTCGCGCCGCCGATTCGGAAGGAGCGGGGCTGGATCATCCCGTCGAGTTTGAAGTTATTGAAGCGATCGGCGCCGGGCAAGTGGCGAAGCAGCCGGTCGGCCCGTTTCAAGCGGTGCGTCTGATGACCGGAGCGCAAATTCCCGACGGGTGCGATGCCGTCGTCATGCTCGAGCTCGCCAAACAGTACGAGCGGGACGGGAAGACGTACATGGCCATCAAGCGCCCGTTCCGCCCCGGCGACAACATTTCGTTTCAAGGGGAAGACGCGAAAAAAGGGCAGCCGTTAGTCGAAAAAGGAACGCGCATCAATCCCGGGGTGGCGGCGCTCTTGGCGACGTTCGGCTATGCGGAGGTGAAAGTGGCAAAACGGCCGCGCATCGGCATTTTTGCGACCGGCAGCGAACTGCTCGACGTCTCCGAGCCGCTCGTGCCGGGGAAAATTCGCAACAGCAATGCTTACATGATCGAGGCGCAAGTGCTCAACAGCGGCGCCGAGCCGGTTTATTTCGGTCAGCTTGCCGATGACCTGGACGCCTGCTTCGCCGCGGTGCGCGAGGCGCTCGATCAAGTGGACATGCTCATTACAACGGGCGGCGTTTCGGTCGGCGACTTCGATTATTTGCCCGCTATTTACGAGCGGCTTGGGGCGAATGTGTTGTTTAACAAAATCGCCATGCGCCCGGGAAGCGTGACGACCGTCGCGGAATGGGACGGCAAGCTGCTGTTCGGCTTATCCGGCAACCCGTCGGCGTGCTACGTCGGATACGAACTGTTCGTCCGTCCGGTTGTGCGCACGCGGCTCTTTTCGGCCAAGCCGCATTTGAAAAAAGCGAAAGCCACCCTTGGCGCCGAGTTTCCGAAGCCGAATCCGTTCACCCGCTTCGTGCGCAGCCGGGTGGAGGCGGTTGACGGGCGGCTTGTCGTGAAGCCGGTCGGCATGGACAAATCGAACATTGTCACTTCGCTCGCGGCAGCGAACGCCTTAATGGTGCTGCCGGGCGGAACGCGGGGGTTTGCGGCCGGCGATGAGGTCGACGTGTGGCTTTTGAATGACGATGAGGGATCAAGCGAATGA
- the mobB gene encoding molybdopterin-guanine dinucleotide biosynthesis protein B, with translation MNVWQVVGYKHSGKTTLVEKWAAAAVREGWRVGTVKHHGHGGEPARPEGVDSVRHERAGAVATAVEGDGLLQLHLRRPLWRLDDVLALYAPLRLDLVLVEGYKQERHPKVVLVRSAKDWASLQHLADIRAVIAWEPLPEPLSYPVFLLADDDEYIPWLINEVRTRT, from the coding sequence ATGAACGTCTGGCAAGTCGTCGGCTATAAACATAGCGGCAAGACGACGCTTGTCGAAAAATGGGCGGCGGCCGCTGTCCGGGAAGGATGGCGCGTCGGGACGGTGAAGCATCACGGCCATGGCGGCGAACCCGCCCGGCCCGAAGGCGTCGATTCCGTCCGCCACGAGCGGGCCGGGGCGGTGGCCACAGCGGTCGAAGGGGATGGGCTGTTGCAGCTTCATCTCCGCCGGCCGCTATGGCGGTTGGATGACGTGTTGGCGCTCTATGCGCCGCTTCGGCTCGATCTCGTGTTGGTTGAAGGCTACAAACAAGAGCGGCATCCGAAAGTCGTGCTTGTGCGCTCCGCGAAAGATTGGGCGTCGCTCCAGCACCTTGCCGACATTCGCGCCGTCATCGCCTGGGAGCCGCTTCCCGAACCGCTGTCATACCCGGTGTTTTTGCTGGCGGACGATGATGAATATATTCCATGGCTCATAAATGAGGTGAGAACGCGAACATGA